A genomic region of Bernardetia sp. ABR2-2B contains the following coding sequences:
- the hisB gene encoding bifunctional histidinol-phosphatase/imidazoleglycerol-phosphate dehydratase HisB: MKKILFIDRDGTIIKEPADEQIDSLEKLEFLPAVLRNLYELAASKEYELVMVTNQDGLGTVSFPENTFHPAHNKMLNVLENEGIVFDEILIDKTFPHEKSPNRKPEIGLVKHYLNNPNFDIQNSFVIGDRFSDIQLAKNLGCKGILIAKDNQKIKTENPQLAEICALVSDDWTEIKNFLSAPQAKFGSRIGKVKRTTKETDIDIEIDLDGTGKADISTGLAFFDHMLEQIAKHGEVNLKIQTKGDLHIDEHHTIEDTALALGEALLKAFGNKRGIERYGFCLPMDEVLAQVAIDFGGRPWLVWDADFKREKVGDMPTEMFMHFFKSLSDTSKSNINIKAEPKEGANEHHKIEAIFKAFAKALKMAKTHTGSSELPSTKGVL, from the coding sequence ATGAAAAAAATACTTTTCATTGACCGTGACGGAACAATTATAAAAGAACCTGCAGACGAACAAATAGATTCGTTAGAAAAATTAGAGTTTCTTCCAGCCGTTTTGAGAAATTTGTACGAACTTGCAGCCAGTAAAGAATACGAATTGGTAATGGTAACCAATCAAGATGGACTAGGAACGGTAAGTTTTCCAGAAAATACCTTCCATCCTGCACATAACAAAATGCTCAACGTTTTAGAAAATGAAGGAATTGTTTTTGATGAGATTTTAATTGACAAAACATTCCCTCACGAGAAATCGCCCAACCGTAAACCTGAAATCGGATTAGTCAAACATTATCTAAACAACCCTAACTTTGATATTCAAAACTCTTTTGTTATTGGAGACAGATTTAGTGATATACAATTAGCAAAAAATTTGGGCTGTAAAGGAATTTTGATTGCAAAAGATAATCAGAAAATAAAAACAGAAAACCCACAACTCGCCGAAATTTGTGCTTTAGTAAGTGATGATTGGACAGAAATAAAGAATTTTCTATCTGCTCCTCAAGCAAAATTTGGCTCAAGAATAGGAAAAGTAAAACGTACTACAAAAGAAACTGATATTGATATAGAAATAGATTTGGATGGAACAGGAAAAGCAGACATCAGTACGGGACTTGCTTTTTTTGACCACATGTTAGAACAAATTGCAAAACATGGAGAGGTAAATTTAAAAATTCAGACAAAAGGCGATTTGCATATTGATGAACATCATACCATCGAAGATACTGCTCTAGCACTTGGAGAGGCTCTTTTGAAAGCCTTTGGAAATAAGCGAGGGATTGAACGCTATGGCTTTTGTTTGCCAATGGATGAAGTTTTGGCACAAGTGGCAATTGATTTTGGTGGACGACCTTGGCTAGTTTGGGATGCAGACTTTAAAAGGGAGAAAGTAGGAGATATGCCTACTGAAATGTTTATGCACTTTTTCAAATCGCTTAGTGATACCTCAAAGTCAAATATAAATATCAAAGCCGAGCCAAAAGAGGGCGCAAACGAACATCATAAGATTGAAGCAATTTTTAAAGCCTTTGCAAAAGCTCTAAAGATGGCAAAAACACATACAGGTTCGTCCGAATTACCTTCTACAAAAGGAGTTTTGTAA
- a CDS encoding mechanosensitive ion channel → MDELDNQLDLLHKGYKALSSKLLGWFETLVAMLPNFFLAIIVIIVFYFLARAIKLGISRALSRWVDNMNILDLATQVIFYVIMIVGTFVALGVLNLDKTVTSLLAGAGVIGLALSFAFQDLATNFISGIFIAVQKPIQINDLIQTNDYVGYVKKIGLRAIDIENFDGQYVIIPSKEVFQNPLLNYNRLNHRRVSVPVGVSYGDDIEKVERLLYETIRDLDITKNDFSDVRIDFDGFGDSSVNFVVRFWIDDCHQPSYHRACTRAGIAIKKAFDANDITIPFPIRTLDFGIKGGEKLTQQLAILDTLDKIDNRRKVNS, encoded by the coding sequence ATGGACGAATTAGATAATCAACTTGACCTTTTACATAAAGGCTACAAAGCCTTATCTTCAAAACTACTTGGGTGGTTTGAAACTTTAGTTGCAATGCTACCTAATTTTTTCTTGGCAATAATTGTGATTATTGTCTTCTATTTTTTGGCAAGAGCGATAAAATTAGGAATCAGTCGTGCACTTTCTCGCTGGGTGGATAATATGAATATCTTAGATTTGGCTACTCAAGTCATATTTTATGTGATTATGATTGTGGGTACTTTTGTAGCGTTAGGTGTTCTGAACTTAGACAAAACAGTTACCTCTTTACTCGCAGGTGCTGGTGTGATTGGTCTTGCGCTTAGTTTTGCTTTTCAAGATTTGGCGACTAATTTTATTTCAGGAATTTTTATTGCTGTACAAAAACCAATTCAAATAAATGACCTTATTCAAACGAATGATTATGTGGGTTATGTCAAAAAAATAGGTTTGAGAGCGATTGATATAGAAAACTTTGATGGACAATACGTAATTATTCCCTCAAAAGAAGTCTTTCAAAACCCACTACTGAATTATAATCGTCTCAATCATCGTAGGGTAAGTGTTCCTGTTGGAGTTTCGTATGGAGATGATATAGAAAAAGTAGAAAGGTTGCTTTACGAAACAATCCGTGATTTAGATATTACGAAAAATGATTTTAGCGATGTACGTATAGATTTTGATGGTTTTGGAGATAGCTCTGTTAATTTTGTTGTCCGTTTTTGGATTGATGACTGTCATCAGCCTTCCTATCACAGAGCTTGTACGAGGGCAGGAATTGCTATCAAAAAAGCATTTGATGCTAATGATATTACTATTCCTTTCCCTATCAGAACATTAGATTTTGGAATAAAAGGAGGCGAAAAACTAACTCAACAACTTGCTATTTTAGATACATTAGACAAAATAGATAATAGAAGAAAAGTCAATTCTTAA